A genomic segment from bacterium HR17 encodes:
- the dapF gene encoding Diaminopimelate epimerase, with amino-acid sequence MDEAVALTFTKMHGLGNDFVVIGALDGLPLSEDRLAAFARFACDRHFGIGADGVIWVLPTTLADFQMRIFNPDGSEAEMCGNGIRCAAKWFYDRDYAKDRWVRVATKAGVKTVQVHTDNGRAVAVSVDMGAPIFDPARVPTTLGNGNEAVEVPLPVDEVGTLTVTVVSMGNPHCVVFVDDVATIPIERVGPLIEHHPAFPQRTNVEFVQVISPHELRVRVWERGAGATLACGTGACAALVAAVRTKRVDRRARVHLPGGTLDIHWQSDGTVLMTGPAAEVFRGEILWQPT; translated from the coding sequence ATGGACGAAGCGGTCGCGCTAACTTTCACTAAAATGCACGGGTTGGGGAACGACTTTGTGGTCATCGGGGCGTTAGACGGGTTGCCCCTTTCGGAAGACCGGTTGGCGGCGTTTGCGCGCTTTGCCTGTGACCGTCATTTCGGGATCGGTGCCGATGGTGTGATTTGGGTTCTACCGACGACGCTCGCCGACTTTCAAATGCGCATCTTCAACCCTGACGGTAGTGAAGCGGAAATGTGTGGGAACGGCATCCGCTGCGCCGCCAAGTGGTTTTATGACCGCGACTACGCCAAAGACCGATGGGTGCGCGTGGCGACGAAAGCTGGCGTTAAAACGGTGCAAGTGCACACTGACAACGGACGCGCTGTCGCGGTGTCAGTGGATATGGGCGCCCCGATTTTTGACCCTGCCCGCGTCCCGACGACGCTGGGCAACGGCAACGAAGCGGTGGAAGTGCCTTTGCCTGTGGACGAAGTCGGCACCCTCACAGTGACGGTCGTGTCTATGGGCAACCCGCATTGCGTCGTCTTTGTGGACGATGTAGCCACGATCCCCATAGAGCGGGTCGGTCCTCTCATTGAACACCATCCCGCTTTCCCTCAACGCACCAATGTGGAGTTCGTTCAAGTTATCTCCCCTCATGAGTTGCGGGTGCGTGTCTGGGAACGCGGAGCCGGCGCAACGCTGGCGTGCGGCACCGGCGCTTGTGCGGCGTTAGTCGCTGCGGTGCGTACCAAGCGGGTAGACCGACGCGCCCGCGTTCATTTGCCCGGCGGCACGCTGGATATCCATTGGCAATCGGACGGCACCGTGTTGATGACCGGCCCCGCTGCCGAGGTGTTTCGGGGCGAAATCCTTTGGCAGCCGACCTGA
- the miaA gene encoding tRNA dimethylallyltransferase — MTLNSSHPPLWVITGPTAVGKTDVALQVAERTGAEIVSCDSVAVYRYLDIGSAKPTPEQRAKVPHHLLDVVDPDEPYNVAQYVVDAEKAIADIWRRGKPVLVVGGTTLYLSALLEGLDLPLAPPNPEVRQRLLKWAESEGAAALHRRLRAIDPVAAQRIHPHDLVRLVRALEVFEITGKPISAFWSDAWQSPRLHRYPDARVIGLICDRLHLWQRLEHRMHRLLAQGWLDEIQWLLEQGYSPALKSLRSLGYREFVQVVLGHWTLEQGQREYLRRAKAFAKRQWYWLKRRPYVRWVGTTDKSTAQIAETVLTLLR; from the coding sequence ATGACGCTGAACAGCAGCCACCCGCCGCTATGGGTTATCACGGGTCCGACTGCGGTCGGCAAAACCGATGTGGCGCTGCAAGTCGCCGAGCGGACGGGCGCCGAAATCGTCTCGTGCGACAGCGTCGCAGTTTATCGCTACTTGGACATCGGTTCCGCCAAACCGACACCCGAGCAGCGGGCGAAAGTGCCCCATCACTTGTTGGATGTCGTTGACCCCGATGAACCTTACAATGTCGCCCAGTATGTCGTTGACGCAGAAAAAGCCATCGCCGACATCTGGCGGCGGGGCAAGCCCGTGTTGGTCGTCGGTGGCACGACCCTTTACCTCTCGGCGTTACTGGAAGGGTTGGATTTGCCCCTTGCTCCGCCGAACCCCGAAGTGCGCCAGCGGTTGCTAAAGTGGGCGGAATCGGAAGGCGCTGCAGCGCTGCACCGGCGCTTGCGAGCCATTGACCCTGTCGCCGCTCAGCGCATTCACCCGCACGACCTTGTGCGGTTGGTGCGGGCGCTAGAGGTCTTTGAAATAACAGGCAAACCTATTTCCGCGTTTTGGTCCGACGCGTGGCAATCGCCCCGGCTGCACCGTTACCCCGACGCCCGCGTCATCGGGTTGATTTGCGACCGCCTGCATTTGTGGCAGCGTCTTGAACACCGCATGCACCGTTTGTTGGCGCAAGGTTGGTTAGACGAAATTCAGTGGCTGTTGGAACAGGGCTATTCGCCGGCGTTGAAATCGCTGCGCTCGTTGGGTTATCGCGAATTCGTTCAAGTTGTCTTGGGGCATTGGACGCTGGAGCAAGGGCAGCGTGAATACTTGCGCCGCGCCAAAGCCTTTGCCAAACGGCAGTGGTATTGGCTAAAGCGGCGCCCGTATGTGCGTTGGGTGGGCACGACGGATAAATCAACGGCGCAAATCGCAGAAACTGTGCTAACCTTATTGCGCTGA
- the hfq gene encoding RNA-binding protein Hfq: MNNKEPKVKVQDGYLNFLRRERVPIAVHFFTGMQLRGIVRGFDTYTIALELEGTNKQVLIFKHGILYVDPLRPVGDVIGRLIAEAQQAEQAKQQAHAQRLKRPRRATAKEPAGTLEQ, encoded by the coding sequence GTGAACAACAAGGAGCCAAAAGTCAAGGTCCAAGACGGCTACCTGAATTTTCTGCGTCGTGAACGCGTCCCGATTGCGGTGCATTTTTTCACGGGTATGCAGCTGCGCGGCATCGTGCGCGGCTTTGACACTTACACCATCGCTTTGGAACTGGAAGGCACCAACAAACAGGTGTTGATTTTCAAGCACGGCATCTTGTATGTTGACCCGTTGCGTCCGGTGGGCGATGTGATTGGGCGGTTGATTGCGGAAGCGCAGCAAGCCGAGCAAGCCAAGCAACAAGCCCATGCCCAACGCCTCAAGCGCCCCCGCCGCGCGACAGCAAAGGAGCCGGCGGGCACTTTAGAGCAATAG